The nucleotide window CGGCCGCGAGCGTGAATTGCTCGCGCAGGGCGGCGAGCGGATCGGCGCGATCGGCTGCCAGGGCTTCGTTGCGGTCGTTCATGTCTACGTTTCGTTATGTGGCGGATTGAGCGGGGATTGGGTTGGTGACGGCTTAAGGAAACTCGCGCAGCACGGCGCGCACGGGGCTTGCGTCAAGCGTCGCGAACTTCAGCGGCAGCGCGATGAGTTCGTAGTCGCCGGGCATTACGTCGTCGAGCACGACGCCTTCGAGGATCGCCATGCCATGCGCGCGGATGCGGTGATGCGCATCCATCGTCTTCGATTCCTGCGGGTCGAGCGAGGGCGTGTCGATGCCGATCAGACGCACGCCGTGCGCGGCGAGCAGATCGATCGTTTCAGGCGCGACGGCGCAGAAATTGCTGTCCCAGTGGTCCTGCGGTGCGTTCGCGTAGGTGCGCAGCAACACGCGCGGCGGAATCCCTGGCAGCGCGCCTTCCACGTGCTCGGGAAGCACGAGCGGCGCGGCGCCCACGCAATGAATCACGCGGCACGCGCCGATATACGTGTCGAGCGGTACCTCGCCGATCGGCGCGCCTTCGGCGTCGTAGTGCAGCGGTGCGTCGGTGTGCGCGCCGGTGTGCGGCGAAAGCGTCACGCGCGCGACGTTGACCGGCGAACCCGCCTCCATGCGCCACACGCGCTCGACGCTCACGGGCGTATCGCCGGGCCAGACGGGCGTTTCGGGGCGAATCGGCGGGGAAATGTCTTTGATCTTCGTCATCGCAAAGTTGTCTCGTCTCCTGTCGGCCGCACTTGGCGCTTTAGCGCTTAGTGCGGCCCCATGCAAGGCTGATGCTTCGAATGATAGGCAACTCCCCGCGAAATGTGCTTGCGAAAAAAACGCCGCAAACTTCGGTTGTTGGCACATAATTTGTCTTAAGACGGGAATGGAGACCAAATATGAACGCAATCTCGCTTGATGCTACCGATTGCCGTATTCTCGCCGTACTGCAGAACGAGGGGCGGATCAGCAATCTCGACCTCGCGGAGCGCATTTCGCTCTCGCCATCGGCATGCCTGCGCCGTTTGCGGCTGCTCGAGGAGCAAGGCGTGGTGGAGCGTTACCGCGCGAGTCTGAACCGGGAGATTCTCGGCTTCGAGATGGAGGCTTTCGTGCAGGTGTCGATGCGCAACGACCAGGAGAGCTGGCACGAGCGTTTCGTCACGGCGCTGCGCGACTGGCCGGAGGTGGTCGGGGCGTATGTGGTGACGGGCGAGACGCACTACCTGCTGCGCGTGCTCGCGCACAACCTCAAGCACTACTCGGACTTCGTGCTCAACAAGCTGTACAAGGCGCCGGGCGTGATGGACATCCGCTCGAACATCGTGCTCACGACGCTCAAGGTGGAAGTGGGCGTGCCGGTGGACCTGATCGCGCAGCGCGAGCCCAAGAGCGCGCCGGCATAAACGACAGGGCGCGCGCCGCGCCCGATCAAGGCGGCTTCAGAGCGACTGGAGCTGGTGGAACGCGCCGCCGTGGAACACGAGCGGCGAAGCGTCGGTGCCATCCTCGCGCACGCCGCAGCGTTCCACTTCCCCGACGAAGATCACGTGGTCGCCTTCGTCGTAGCGGCTGCGGTTGTGGCATTCGAACCACGCGATCGCGCCGTCCAGCACGGGCATGCCGGTGTCGCCGGCCGCGTGCGAGACGCCCTCGAAACGGTCGCCCTTCACGGTCGCAAAGCGCTTGCACAGGTCGAGCTGCGACGCGGCGAGCACATTGATCACATAATGGCTGTTCGAGCGGAACACGGGCATGGAGGCCGAGCGTGTGGCGAGGCTCCACAGCACGAGCGGCGGATTGAGCGAGACCGAGTTGAACGAGCTGGCCGTGATGCCGATGAGCGTGCCGTCGGGCGCGCGCGTCGTGATGACCGTTACGCCGGTGGCGAACTGGCCAAGCGCGCGGCGGAATGCGCCGTCGTCGAAGTTGGGCGGGGTGGCGCGGCGGGTCATCGGTGCAGGCCTTCACGGGCCGCGCGCGCGGCGGCGGGAGCAGAAATCGGGATCAACGTCATGTGGAAATTCGGCGAATTGTCACAATTTTAGCGGAAGCGGCGGATGGCGGGTCGCGCAGGGCACCGCGTGGTGTGTCCGAAGTTAGGTCCGTAATTGCGTCCGCAGTCACGATCAAAGGAGCGAACAGCATGAGTCAGACAGTCGAAACGGCCACCCTGGGCGGCGGGTGCTTCTGGTGCCTGGAGGCGGTGTATCTGCGCGTGGATGGCGTGAGTGCAGTGGAGTCGGGCTACGCGGGCGGCCACGTGGCGAACCCGAGCTACGAGCAGGTCTGCGACGGCGAGACCGGCCACGCTGAGGTCGTGAAGGTGGACTTCGATCCCGCGAAGATCAGCTATCGCGAGATTCTCGACATCTTCTTCGCGATTCACGATCCCACGCAGTTGAACCGCCAGGGCAACGACGTGGGCACGCAGTACCGCTCGGCGATCTTCACGCACTCCGAGGCGCAGCGCGAAACGGCCGAGCAGGCGATTCGCGAACTGGCCGCTGAAGGCGTGTACGACGGCAAGATCGTCACCCAGGTGCTGTCGCTCGACGGCAACTATTTCCCCGCCGAGGCGTATCACCAGAACTACTTCGCGCAACACCCGAACCAGGGCTATTGCTCGTTCGTGGTCGCGCCGAAGGTTGCGAAGTTCCGGCAGAAGTTCGCGCACCGGCTCAAGCCCGAGTAAGCACCAGAAGGAGAGCGGGCGGTTTCGTTTCGCGCGTCAGTCATCGTTTTGTTCTTCTTCCTGCACGCCGGGCGATGCTTCGTCCGGCGTTGCGTCGCGTGCGGCGTCCAGTGCCGTTTCCCCGCGTAAGCGTTCCATCTCGTCCGCAATCGCCCGCGCGAGCTTCGCGCACGTGAGCGGCGCCGATCCCTCCGCCTTGTTGTTCGTCGTGATCAGCACGGGCTGGCCCGCCATCGCGTAGCGCGCGGCCAGTTCCGCGAGCGTGACGCGCGTGTGCGGGTCTTCGTCCACCAGCTTGTCGAACGGCTCGTAGCGCGCCTTCGCCTGCTCGTACTTGAAGCCGCTGTGCAGGCTCCAGCGCACGATCAGCGGGCCGGCGGGGGCCTCGCCGTCCATCAGCGCGAGCGCGGCGGCCTGGCGCAGCGGGTCCGGCATGCGGGCGTGCAGGCCGACGCAGTAGCGCACGCCCGCCGCGCGCAGCGTGCGCACGAAGCGCGGCGTGAGCAGGATCGCGTCGCGGATCTCGATGGCGTAGCAGGGGCCGTCGCCAGCTGCGCTGGGCTCGGCTGGTTTGGGCAGCGGCGGCAGCGCGGCGAGGAAGGCGGTAAGCCGTTCGACGAACGCCGCCGGGTCGGCCAGCAGCTGATCGGGCAGCGGCGGGAACTGGAACACGAGCGCGCCTGCCTTGCTGCCGAGGCCCGCGAGGCACGGCTCGACGAATTCGCGCGCGGCCAGCTCCGCATTGAGAAAGCACGGGTTCGCCGAGACGGGCTCGCCACGCTCGCCGCGCACACTGGCGTCGGTGATGAGCGCCGGCGCCTTCACGATGAAGCGGAAGTGGTCCGGCACTTGCTGCGCATAGCGCAGGTAGTCGGTGACGGTGAGGGGCGCGTAGAACGAGCGGTCGATGCTCACCGAGCGCAGCAGCGGATGCGCGCCGTAGGCCGAGAGGCCGTCGCGGGCGAGCTTGGACTGGCTGTAGTCCTCGCCGTAGACGATGCCGCGCCAGCCCGGAAACGACCACGACGAGGTGCCGAGCCGCACGCTCGCGGGCAGCGCGGCTGCGACGTCGAGCGTGTCTTGCGTGGCCACCGCGGGCAGCACGCCGCGGCCACGGCGCTTGGGAGCGTCGGGGTTGGGCTTTTTCAGCGCTTTCTCGCGCGGCTCGCCTTCTTCGCGCGCTTCCACTTCGGCGTCGTCATCGCGCGTGGGGCGAGCGGGGCGCAGGGTCGCGGACTTCGGCGCAGGCGTGGGCACCGGCGCCGCGAAGCCGAACAGGTCGGGCTGCGGCTCGGCACGGGCTTCGGCTTTCGGCGCGTTGCGGCGTGCAGCGCGGCGCGCGTCCGGGTTGGCGTCCCCGGGGCCGGAGTCGTTGGCCGACCCGCGCGTCATGTCGCCAAACAGGTCGTGGCCGTCGTCGCGTTCGTTCATGCAGTGGCGTCGTGATGGCGGTCGTGGGGCGAAGCCGCCTGAGCCGGGCGCAACTGCGGAAACAGTCGATTCGCTGGCGGCGCGGTGAACCGCGCCGCCGCCGGCGTCACAGCGGCTTCTCGTACATATACCGGCGCGACCACGGCAGCGTTGTCGCGCTGCGGCCGGCCTTGCGGCAGACGATCTGGAAGATCGACACGTCGTCGTGCTCGAACGCGTACGCGCAACCCGCCAGATAAACGCGCCAGATGCGGAACTTCACGTCGTCGACGAGCTGTTTCGCTTCCTCGGCGCGCGCCTCGAAATTCTCCGCCCACAAATCGAGCGTGTGCGCATAGTGACGGCGCAGGCTTTCCACGTCAACCGCTTCGAGGCCGCCGCGCTGCGCCGCTTCGAGCGCGAGGCCGATGTGCGGCAGCTCGCCGTCGGGGAACACGTAGCGGTCGATGAACTCGCCGCCGCCGAGCGCCGTTTCGCCCGAATCGGCGTCCGACGACGTGATGCCGTGGTTCATGGCAATGCCGTCGTCGGCGAGCAGATCGTGGACCTTGCGGAAATAGCCCGGCAGATTTTTGCGCCCGACGTGCTCGAACATCCCCACGCTCGTGATGCGGTCGAACTGGCCTTGTATGTCGCGATAGTCCTGCAGCCGGATCTCGATGCGATCTTCGAGGCCCGCGGCCTTCACACGCGCGGTGGCGAGATCGAACTGGTTCTGCGAGAGCGTCACGCCCACGCAGCGCGCGCCGAAATTCTGCGCCGCGCGCAGCACGAGCGCGCCCCATCCGCAGCCGATATCGAGCAGTGTCTGACCTTCCTTCACCTGGATCTTGGTGAGGATGTGGTCGATTTTCTTGAGCTGGGCGGTGGCCAGGTCTTCATCGCCGTTCTCGAAGTAGGCGCACGAATAGACCATGTTCTCGTCGAGCCAGAGTTTGTAGAACTCGTTCGAGACGTCGTAGTGGTACTGGATGGCCTGCTTGTCCGTGGACTTCGAATGCGTGAAGTAGCGGCGCACGCGCGCGAGCTTGCTGGCGCTCGTGACGGTGCTGCGCGCGAGCGTATAGCTGATGTTGATGATGTCGGCGAGCTTGCCTTCTATGTCGATCTTGCCCTTCACGTAGGCCTCGCCGAGATTGTCGAGGCTCGGCGTGAGCAGAAGCGGCAGCGCCGACGCGCTATTGACCTTGAGCGTGACACGAGGGGCGGCGAAGTGGCCGAAGTCGTATTGCTTCCCGCTCCAGAGCACGAGGCGGGCAGGCAGGTCGGCCTTGTTGCGCACTTCTTCTACCCACTGTGCGAGTTTTTTCTCCCAGAACATGCTTTTCTCTCCATGTCAGATGAACGAGTGAAGCCCAATGACAAAAGCGAATTGCGATGCTTGATTTATGGCGACAGCGAGGTACTGAACAACGTGAAACGAAAGCGGTGAGACGAAAACAAGGTGAGCGCGGCGTCAGTCCACTACGCCGCGCGCATTCGATCAGGGCGCGAGACGTTCGATCTTCCACGCCGCACTCGCGCTCTCACGCGCATAGCGGATACGGTCGTGCAGTCGCGACGGCCGACCTTGCCAGAACTCGATGGCCTCCGGCACGAGCCGGTAGCCGCCCCAGTGCGGCGGGCGCGGCGGCGCTTCGCCATACTGCGCGACGATTTCGCGCTCGCGTGCTTCGAGCGTCTCGCGGTTCGCGATCACCGTGCTCTGCTCCGAGGCCCATGCGCCAATGCGCGAGCCAAGCGGGCGCGAATTGAAGTACGCGTCGCTTTCCTCGGCGCTCGTGAGTTCGACCTTGCCCTCGATGCGTACCTGACGCTCCAGCTCGATCCAGTGAAAGAGCAGCGCCGCATGCGGATTCGCGCTCAGTTCGCGGCCCTTGCGGCTCTCGTAGTTCGTGAAGAACACGAAGCCGCGCTCGTCCACGCCCTTGATGAGCAGGATGCGCGCGGCGGGGCGGCCTTGCTCGTCGACGGTTGCGACCGTCATGGCGTTGGGCTCGGGCAGCTTTGCGTCGAGCGCCTGGGCGAACCAGGTCTGGAACTGGCGGATCGGATCGGGATCGACGTCGGCGGCGTCGAGCGAGCCGAGCGAGTAGGTCTTGCGGAGATCGGCGAGGGATGTCATCTTTTATGCAGACGCTTCAATGCGGACAAGTATATCGAACAGGCGAGGAAACAGGGGCGCACGGCCTCGTTCGGCGCGATCAGGCAAAATACGGGTCTTGCGAGGACCGTGACAGCAGCGTGCAACCGGTCCGCTTACGATTGCCTACCGTCATGTCCAGTATCCCGATTTCCCCTGCCGCCGGCTCCGTCGATCTTACCCCGAGCCCCGCCGACGATGTTGCCGACCGGGCCCGCCGATTCGGCGGAATCGCGCGGCTTTATGGCGCACCTGCGCTCGACGCGTTCGAGCGCGCCCACGTTGCCGTGATCGGCATTGGCGGCGTGGGCTCGTGGGCCGCCGAGGCGCTCGCGCGCAGCGCGATCGGCAAGCTCACGTTGATCGACCTCGACAACGTGGCCGAGAGCAACACCAACCGCCAGATCCACGCGCTCGACGGCAACTACGGCAAGCCGAAGGTCGAGGCCATGGCCGAGCGCATCAAGCTCATCGATCCGGCCTGCGACGTGCGTCTCGTCGAGGATTTCGTCGAGCCGTCGAACTTCGCCGAACTGCTCGGCGGCGGCTTCGACTTCGTGATCGACGCCATCGACAGCGTGCGAACCAAGACCGCGCTGATCGCCTGGTGCGTCGAGCATCGCGTGCCGCTCATCACGGTGGGCGGCGCGGGCGGGCAGCTCGACCCGACACGCATTCGCATCGACGATCTCGCGCTCACGATCCAGGACCCGCTGCTCTCCAAGGTGCGTGGCCAGTTGCGCAAGCAGCACGGCTTTCCGCGCGGGCCTAAGGCCAAGTTCAAGGTGAGCGCGGTGTATTCGGACGAGCCGCTCATCTATCCCGAAGCCGCCGTGTGCGATATCGACGCCGAGGCCGAGCACGTGACCACGTCGCCGGGGCATCACGGTCCGGTGGGGCTCAATTGCGCGGGCTTCGGTTCGAGCGTGTGCGTGACGGCGAGCTTTGGGTTCGCAGCGGCTTCGTACGTGCTGCGAACGCTGGCGCATCAAGCCAATGGGCGCTGAAGCCGGGCGCAAAGAACGCAAAAAAGCGTGCCTCGTAAGGCACGCTTTTTTTTGTAGCGTGGAAAGCGAACGAACTGCGAGCCGGCCGACTTATTCGACGGCTTCCGCTTCATGCAGGCGCGGCAGCAGACGATCGAACTCGCGGCGTACGAGACCGTAGCACTCGCAGGCGCGCGCTTCGAGGCGCTTGCGGTCGAGCACACGGATCTTGCCGCGGCTGTGATGGATCAGGCCTTCGTCGTGCAGCTTGCCGGCTGCTTCCGTGATGCCTTCGCGGCGCACGCCGAGCATGTCGGCGATCAGTTGCTGCGTCACGCTCAGATCGTTCGAATCGACGCGATCCACTTCAATCAGCAGCCACCGGCACAGCTGCTTGCTCAGCGAATGGTGACGGTTGCAGGCGGCCGTCTGCGCGACTTGCGTGAGGAGTGCATGCATGTAAAGCAGCGTGATGCGGCGCAGGAGCTCCGAGCGCGCGAACTGCTGCTTGAGTGCCTGTGCGCTGATGCGGTAGGCGAAGCCAGAGCTTTGCACCTGCACGCGGTTCGGCATGGTTTCGCCGCCGGTCAGCACCGGCACGCCGGTCATGCCTTCGCGGCCCACGGCTGCAATTTCGACGGAGCTGCCATCTTCCATCGTCGAGAGCATCGAGATGACTGCCGTCGTCGGAAAGTACACGTGATGGATACGCTGCCCACAATCGCAGAGCAGTTGTTCAGTGCGCAGTTGAACAAGTTCGAGATGCGGCGCCAACGCTTGCCACTCGTGCGACGGAAGTGCGCCCAGCAGATGATTGCCGTGCAGATCGGATTGAAGGGTCAACATGATTTGGTCCTCGCGTGAAGCGGCGTGCCGCCCCCTGATTTTTTTCTAACTCCGGTCGCCGAACTTTCTTGTTATCGCCGTTACCCGTACGGCTATACGTTCGTTGCGCCGGCCCGTAAGCCCCGTAGCAATTTGCGATCTCGATTGTCGGCATCCATGCCTCGGTCGCGAACTCTACTTAGCAGGGGTTGTGCCAGCGGCAGCGAAAGTGAGGACGCTTGCGGGTTTGCGTGGTCTGAGCAATTTCCAGGACGACACTTCGCCGCATTATTGTTTCAGTTCTGTACACCATCCGCGCGGCGCGACTTGCCAATCAACTGAAGTTTATCGTCGTCAACTCATTGATTTGTATTGATATTTGCATTCGGCATGCGGGTGGACGGAAATGAGTCCTCTTTGAAACACCGTCGGGCCAAGGCCAGGGAGGGCGGTGCACGCCGGCCTCTGCAGCGCAGCGATTTTGATTCAGTTCTGTTGGGGTGGCACTGACACTTTCGCAAAAACGTTCGGATGTGAAACATCACATCGGGCGGACCTCTTCGTGCTTAGTGCGCTGCCGCACATAACGCTGCCCGCGTCTGCGTCGCTCGGAAAAATATCGTGACGGCCCCTGCGATCAATGTGGCTGCGCGTACAGATTCGCGCGACACGTCTTGTTCTAATGGCACCCGTATGCGAACCAGATAACGAAACCAGGCACATTGCTGCGGGGGAGTCATCCTGATGAACAACGACGTGACGTCTGCCGGCCTGATAGCCGCAGCAAATGAAGGCGAAGCCGAGCTGATCGTTCAGCCCGTTGTGCTGGCGGGCGGTTCCGGCACGCGGCTATGGCCGCTTTCTCGCGAACACTGTCCCAAGCAGCTGATCGATCTGCTCGATGGCGAGTCGCTGCTCGAGGCGACCGTGCGGCGCCTCGATGGCGTATTCCTGCACGGCGTTGCCTCACTGCCTGAAGTGCACACAGCGGTTCGCAAGGCTGCGCCGTTCGTCGTGAGCAGCGAGGACCTGCGCCATCTGACCGCTGACCGTCTTGGACGCAGCGGCATGACCGCACGCTTCGTGCTGGAACCGCTCGCGCGCAACACGGCGCCCGCGTTGACTGCGGTGGCGCTTGCGGCGAGCAGAGATGGCGATCCCGTGCTCGTTGCAATGCCCGCGGACCATCTGATCGCCGATAGCGCGGCGTTCGCCGCCGCTCTCGAAGAAGCCGTGACGCACGCGGCGCGTGGCGCGATCGTCACGCTCGGCGTGCCGCCTCAGCGTGCCGAAACGGGCTACGGCTACATCGGCGCGGGATTGCCGCTTGGCAGCAGCGGGGCGCGCAGCATCGAGCATTTCGTGGAGAAACCCGATGCGCAGCGCGCGGCGAGCTATGTGGCTTCGGGCAACTATCTATGGAACAGTGGAATTTTCGTTGTGCGCGCATCGGTCTGGCTTGCGGCGATCGCACACAGCCGGCCGCTCATCGCGGCGCAGTGCGCGGCGGCGTTTGAGAGCGCCGCCGTCGACGCAGACGGCACCATCCATTTGAACCGCGACGCGCTCGCCGCCTGTCCGTCCGATTCGATCGACTACGCGGTGATGGAGTCGGTCGGCGTGAATGCGCGGCTCGCGGGCGTGGTCGTGCCGCTGCGTTCGGGCTGGTCGGACGTCGGGGCGTGGGATGCCCTGTGGCAGGTCTCGGAGAAGGACGAGAACGGCAACGTCGCGCGCGGTCGCGTGCTATTCGAGGATGCGACGGATACCTTCGTGCATTCGGACGGTCGGCTCGTTGCCTGCGTGGGCGTGCGCGGCATGGTCGTGGTCGAGACAGCGGACGCCGTGCTCGTTGTCGCGAAAGACCGCGTTCAGGACGTCAAGGCGGTGGTTGCGAAGCTCAAGGCGCAGCACAGCGAAGTGGCGCGCCAGCACAGGCGCGTGGAGCGCCCGTGGGGCTGGTACGACTCGGTCGATCAGGGCGAGCGCTTTCAGGTCAAGCGCATTG belongs to Paraburkholderia flagellata and includes:
- a CDS encoding mannose-1-phosphate guanylyltransferase/mannose-6-phosphate isomerase: MNNDVTSAGLIAAANEGEAELIVQPVVLAGGSGTRLWPLSREHCPKQLIDLLDGESLLEATVRRLDGVFLHGVASLPEVHTAVRKAAPFVVSSEDLRHLTADRLGRSGMTARFVLEPLARNTAPALTAVALAASRDGDPVLVAMPADHLIADSAAFAAALEEAVTHAARGAIVTLGVPPQRAETGYGYIGAGLPLGSSGARSIEHFVEKPDAQRAASYVASGNYLWNSGIFVVRASVWLAAIAHSRPLIAAQCAAAFESAAVDADGTIHLNRDALAACPSDSIDYAVMESVGVNARLAGVVVPLRSGWSDVGAWDALWQVSEKDENGNVARGRVLFEDATDTFVHSDGRLVACVGVRGMVVVETADAVLVVAKDRVQDVKAVVAKLKAQHSEVARQHRRVERPWGWYDSVDQGERFQVKRIVVKPGGRLSLQMHHHRAEHWTVVRGTARVTRGDDVLLLSENESTYIPLGMTHRLENPGKTALEIIEVQSGCYLGEDDIVRFDDQYGRVQA
- the msrA gene encoding peptide-methionine (S)-S-oxide reductase MsrA, which gives rise to MSQTVETATLGGGCFWCLEAVYLRVDGVSAVESGYAGGHVANPSYEQVCDGETGHAEVVKVDFDPAKISYREILDIFFAIHDPTQLNRQGNDVGTQYRSAIFTHSEAQRETAEQAIRELAAEGVYDGKIVTQVLSLDGNYFPAEAYHQNYFAQHPNQGYCSFVVAPKVAKFRQKFAHRLKPE
- a CDS encoding DUF72 domain-containing protein, which produces MNERDDGHDLFGDMTRGSANDSGPGDANPDARRAARRNAPKAEARAEPQPDLFGFAAPVPTPAPKSATLRPARPTRDDDAEVEAREEGEPREKALKKPNPDAPKRRGRGVLPAVATQDTLDVAAALPASVRLGTSSWSFPGWRGIVYGEDYSQSKLARDGLSAYGAHPLLRSVSIDRSFYAPLTVTDYLRYAQQVPDHFRFIVKAPALITDASVRGERGEPVSANPCFLNAELAAREFVEPCLAGLGSKAGALVFQFPPLPDQLLADPAAFVERLTAFLAALPPLPKPAEPSAAGDGPCYAIEIRDAILLTPRFVRTLRAAGVRYCVGLHARMPDPLRQAAALALMDGEAPAGPLIVRWSLHSGFKYEQAKARYEPFDKLVDEDPHTRVTLAELAARYAMAGQPVLITTNNKAEGSAPLTCAKLARAIADEMERLRGETALDAARDATPDEASPGVQEEEQNDD
- a CDS encoding Crp/Fnr family transcriptional regulator, which produces MLTLQSDLHGNHLLGALPSHEWQALAPHLELVQLRTEQLLCDCGQRIHHVYFPTTAVISMLSTMEDGSSVEIAAVGREGMTGVPVLTGGETMPNRVQVQSSGFAYRISAQALKQQFARSELLRRITLLYMHALLTQVAQTAACNRHHSLSKQLCRWLLIEVDRVDSNDLSVTQQLIADMLGVRREGITEAAGKLHDEGLIHHSRGKIRVLDRKRLEARACECYGLVRREFDRLLPRLHEAEAVE
- a CDS encoding SAM-dependent methyltransferase, coding for MFWEKKLAQWVEEVRNKADLPARLVLWSGKQYDFGHFAAPRVTLKVNSASALPLLLTPSLDNLGEAYVKGKIDIEGKLADIINISYTLARSTVTSASKLARVRRYFTHSKSTDKQAIQYHYDVSNEFYKLWLDENMVYSCAYFENGDEDLATAQLKKIDHILTKIQVKEGQTLLDIGCGWGALVLRAAQNFGARCVGVTLSQNQFDLATARVKAAGLEDRIEIRLQDYRDIQGQFDRITSVGMFEHVGRKNLPGYFRKVHDLLADDGIAMNHGITSSDADSGETALGGGEFIDRYVFPDGELPHIGLALEAAQRGGLEAVDVESLRRHYAHTLDLWAENFEARAEEAKQLVDDVKFRIWRVYLAGCAYAFEHDDVSIFQIVCRKAGRSATTLPWSRRYMYEKPL
- the kynB gene encoding arylformamidase, whose protein sequence is MTKIKDISPPIRPETPVWPGDTPVSVERVWRMEAGSPVNVARVTLSPHTGAHTDAPLHYDAEGAPIGEVPLDTYIGACRVIHCVGAAPLVLPEHVEGALPGIPPRVLLRTYANAPQDHWDSNFCAVAPETIDLLAAHGVRLIGIDTPSLDPQESKTMDAHHRIRAHGMAILEGVVLDDVMPGDYELIALPLKFATLDASPVRAVLREFP
- the pdxH gene encoding pyridoxamine 5'-phosphate oxidase; this translates as MTSLADLRKTYSLGSLDAADVDPDPIRQFQTWFAQALDAKLPEPNAMTVATVDEQGRPAARILLIKGVDERGFVFFTNYESRKGRELSANPHAALLFHWIELERQVRIEGKVELTSAEESDAYFNSRPLGSRIGAWASEQSTVIANRETLEAREREIVAQYGEAPPRPPHWGGYRLVPEAIEFWQGRPSRLHDRIRYARESASAAWKIERLAP
- the tcdA gene encoding tRNA cyclic N6-threonylcarbamoyladenosine(37) synthase TcdA; translated protein: MSSIPISPAAGSVDLTPSPADDVADRARRFGGIARLYGAPALDAFERAHVAVIGIGGVGSWAAEALARSAIGKLTLIDLDNVAESNTNRQIHALDGNYGKPKVEAMAERIKLIDPACDVRLVEDFVEPSNFAELLGGGFDFVIDAIDSVRTKTALIAWCVEHRVPLITVGGAGGQLDPTRIRIDDLALTIQDPLLSKVRGQLRKQHGFPRGPKAKFKVSAVYSDEPLIYPEAAVCDIDAEAEHVTTSPGHHGPVGLNCAGFGSSVCVTASFGFAAASYVLRTLAHQANGR
- a CDS encoding Lrp/AsnC family transcriptional regulator → MNAISLDATDCRILAVLQNEGRISNLDLAERISLSPSACLRRLRLLEEQGVVERYRASLNREILGFEMEAFVQVSMRNDQESWHERFVTALRDWPEVVGAYVVTGETHYLLRVLAHNLKHYSDFVLNKLYKAPGVMDIRSNIVLTTLKVEVGVPVDLIAQREPKSAPA
- a CDS encoding flavin reductase family protein, which produces MTRRATPPNFDDGAFRRALGQFATGVTVITTRAPDGTLIGITASSFNSVSLNPPLVLWSLATRSASMPVFRSNSHYVINVLAASQLDLCKRFATVKGDRFEGVSHAAGDTGMPVLDGAIAWFECHNRSRYDEGDHVIFVGEVERCGVREDGTDASPLVFHGGAFHQLQSL